A genome region from Anopheles stephensi strain Indian chromosome 2, UCI_ANSTEP_V1.0, whole genome shotgun sequence includes the following:
- the LOC118504064 gene encoding diacylglycerol lipase-beta-like, translating to MPALRLFGRKWLAASDDLVFPCVFEICFRIVWLGLISCVTSTYWSVTEECGEDALPVRIYLVGTIVLISVNIVLLVILVNRSAQGSITEVHKRRLVAPLLVIKILLIIPETGMNVLGTMWAFCGTFECKSNDKVSRTVIEAIVLFNWVVFALIIFGLAIVFDPLGSAKYKNGRDTNDNGPTESAIHRKVSKLWFRRFRWAFCCLRRDEFGHEAFTQVASLLSALFRGTDLVPSDIVAGCVLLRVRQKRETREMRRIRMLNDDGPRYSTDITRVFATSPAWMTIKNARHFLRFALAAYGWPMVCYLNCCTGPYRLIPKMTCCACFRRKPQIIIDDNCCLCHLAGVRHTSRLRSEDVLHASFKNHVFELPFCIMADHSTKSIVIAIRGSLSMRDVFTDLVANAERFDAPGMPPETSAHRGMVAGVDCMLKRLREGNILERICATYPEYTLVLTGHSLGAGVSILLAAKLRSRFPDLRVYAFATPAGLLSREAARYTESFAFTIGVGDDFVMRLGVDSIENLRTSVIETIRACKLPKWRIMLNGFGYALFGVPSRDLETTWHDVTEITKKAAHSPLLSGERPIQTVATAEGGLLSSEISLRRFAKTRLYTGGRILHIVRRKKTELEKKSNSGGPTYEMRWATAEDFTELKVMPRMLLDHLPDNVFKTLTTILEDQKTHNGSVLSLQEI from the exons ATGCCGGCATTGCGTCTGTTTGGCCGGAAATGGTTAGCCGCCTCGGACGACCTCGTATTTCCGTGCGTGTTCGAAATCTGCTTCCGGATCGTATG GCTCGGACTGATTTCGTGCGTAACGTCCACCTACTGGAGCGTGACCGAAGAGTGCGGTGAGGATGCGCTCCCGGTCCGGATCTATCTGGTGGGGACGATAGTGTTAATTAGTGTAAATATAGTTCTACTCGTCATCTTAGTCAACCGCAGCGCCCAGGGCAGCATCACCGAGGTGCACAAGCGCCGGCTGGTCGCACCGCTGCTGGTAATAAA aataCTATTAATAATACCGGAAACGGGCATGAACGTGCTTGGCACCATGTGGGCGTTCTGTGGAACGTTCGAGTGCAAAAGCAACGACAAAGTATCGCGAACTGTGATCGAAG CAATCGTCCTATTCAACTGGGTAGTGTTTGCGCTGATAATATTCGGCCTGGCCATCGTGTTCGATCCGCTCGGTTCGGCCAAATACAAGAATGGGCGGGACACGAACGACAACGGTCCGACGGAGTCGGCCATCCACCGGAAGGTATCGAAGCTATGGTTCCGCCGGTTCCGGTGGGCCTTCTGCTGCTTGCGGCGCGACGAGTTCGGGCACGAAGCATTCACGCAGGTGGCCAGCCTGCTGAGTGCGCTGTTCCGCGGTACCGATCTCGTCCCATCCGACATCGTGGCCGGCTGTGTGCTGCTGCGCGTACGACAAAAGCGTGAAACGCGCGAAATGCGCCGGATACGCATGCTGAACGACGACGGCCCACGGTACTCGACCGACATAACGCGTGTGTTTGCCACATCGCCCGCCTGGATGACGATCAAGAATGCGCGGCATTTCTTGCGCTTTGCGCTGGCCGCGTACGGGTGGCCGATGGTGTGCTATCTGAACTGCTGCACCGGACCCTACCGGCTGATACCGAAGATGACGTGCTGTGCTTGCTTCCG acGAAAACCCCAAATCATCATCGATGACAATTGCTGCCTGTGTCATCTGGCCGGAGTGCGGCACACGTCCCGATTGCGCAGTGAAGATGTGCTACACGCTTCCTTCAAAAATCACGTATTTGAG TTACCATTCTGCATAATGGCGGACCACAGCACGAAAAGCATCGTGATCGCTATCCGCGGCAGCCTCTCGATGCGGGACGTGTTCACCGATCTGGTGGCAAACGCGGAACGTTTCGATGCGCCCGGCATGCCACCGGAAACGTCCGCCCACCGCGGCATGGTGGCCGGCGTAGACTGTATGCTGAAGCGGCTGCGCGAGGGCAACATACTGGAGCGCATCTGTGCCACCTACCCGGAGTACACGCTCGTGCTGACCGGCCACAGTCTCGGTGCGGGCGTTTCGATCCTGCTCGCGGCCAAACTGCGCAGCCGCTTTCCGGATCTGCGTGTGTACGCGTTCGCCACGCCGGCCGGACTGTTGAGCCGCGAGGCCGCCCGCTATACGGAGAGTTTCGCGTTCACGATCGGCGTGGGGGATGATTTCGTAATGCGGCTCGGTGTGGATTCGATCGAGAATCTGCGCACGAGCGTCATCGAGACGATACGGGCGTGCAAGCTGCCGAAG TGGCGCATCATGCTGAACGGGTTCGGGTACGCACTGTTCGGTGTGCCCTCGAGGGACCTGGAAACGACCTGGCACGATGTGACGGAAATCACGAAGAAGGCTGCCCACAGTCCGCTGCTGTCCGGCGAACGACCGATTCAGACGGTCGCTACCGCG GAGGGTGGACTACTGTCGAGCGAAATATCCTTAAGACGGTTTGCGAAGACGCGCCTCTACACCGGTGGCCGCATCCTACACATCGTGCGCCGCAAGAAAACGGAGCTGGAAAA GAAATCGAACAGCGGCGGCCCGACGTACGAGATGCGGTGGGCAACGGCCGAAGACTTTACCGAGCTGAAGGTGATGCCCCGCATGCTGCTGGACCATCTGCCGGACAACGTGTTCAAGACGCTCACCACCATCCTGGAGGACCAGAAAACGCACAACGGTTCCGTGCTGTCGCTGCAGGAGATATGA
- the LOC118504111 gene encoding uncharacterized protein LOC118504111 — protein MKFVNVDWSWVSMVVVVMVLLMGAVISGTPLQCDDPEGNPEATYGKLQSIPPPSGGSESIALADEPMQSVPAKTQQDVLKSRNSKFLGVDRSSEES, from the exons ATGAAGTTCGTCAATGTTGACTGGAGTTGGGtgtcgatggtggtggtggtgatggtgctgctgatgggcGCAGTGATCTCCGGCACACCGCTGCAGTGTGACGATCCGGAAGGAAATCCGGAGGCAACGTACGGAAAGCTACAATCGATTCCACCGCCCAGTGGCGGCAGTG AATCGATCGCATTGGCAGATGAACCAATGCAGTCAGTGCCGGCCAAAACGCAACAGGACGTGCTAAAGTCCAGAAACTCCAAATTTCTCGGCGTAGATCGAAGCTCCGAAGAGTCGTAA